Part of the Bacillus andreraoultii genome is shown below.
GTTAGCGGAACAGGCAGGGATTGAGTTTATTAGTGTGGGGGAAAGTCATCAAGAATATTTTACAACACAGGCACATTCTGTTGTGTTGGCCGCAATAGCTCAAGCGACGGAAAAAATTAAAATTGGTAGTTCTTCTACAATCATAAGCACCTCAGATCCGGTTAGGGTTTATGAGGATTTTGCAACGATTGACTTAATTTCCGATGGACGTGCAGAAATTATTGCTGGTCGAGCATCACGTGTTGGACTTTTTGAATTATTAGGCTATGACCTTCATGATTATGAAGAGCTATTTGAAGAAAAGTTTGAGTTGTTGTTGGAAATTAATAAGAATGAAGTAGTTAACTGGAGTGGTGAATTTCGAGCACCACTTAAAAACGCGAAAGTACTACCGCGACCGAAAGAAGGTTCACTTCCGATTTGGCGTGCGGTCGGCGGTACTCCTGCAAGTGCATTAAAAGCTGGTTATCAAGGTGTTCCAATGGCGCTTGCGATGCTCGGTGGACCTGCTTCATATTTTAAACAATCGATTGATACATATCGAGAGGCACTTACAAGGCGTGGGTTTAACCCAGCTGATTTTCCCGTTGCAACAACAGGTTTTTTCTATACTGCAGAAACAACACAGCAAGCGTTAAGCGAATATTATCCTCATATAAATGAAGGGATGAAGTTGACGAATGGTCGTGGTTTTGCAAAACAATTATTTGCTCAAGGTGCAGATCTGCGTAGCATTATGAATGTTGGTAGTCCACAGCAAGTGATTGAAAAAATTCTTTATCAATATGAACAGTTCGGTCATCAACGGTACATGGCACAAATGGATTTTGGTGGAGTTCCGTTTGATAAAATAAAACGTAATATTGATGTAATTGGTACGGAAATTTTGCCTGCGATTAAAAAATATACAGCAAGCAAGGGGGAGAAACAATGAAGATTGTTGGATTATCGGGCTCAAAAGTCGGTTCAAAAACGAGAACAGCTATGAATGCAACAATGAAAGAGTTGAAGGAAAAATATTCTGAGGTTGAGTTGACCTTAATTGATTTGGCGGAGTATGACGTACAGTTTAGTGATGGGCGCAACTACTTGGAATATGAAGGTGATACAAAATATGTGACCGAAACGATTATGGATGCAGATGCTATCATTATTGGTACGCCAATTTTCCAAGCTTCTATTCCAGCGACGTTAAAAAATATTTTTGACTTGCTTCCAGAACGTGCTTTTGAAGGGAAAGTGGTAAGTATTATCGTAACAGCTGGCTCATCGAAACATTATTTAGTCGCGGAACAACAACTAAAACCTATCCTCTCCTATATGAAAGCGCAAGTTATTCAGTCTTACGTTTTTATAGAAGAAAAAGATTTTTATCGGAAAGAAATTATTAATGATGATGTGTTTTTCCGGATACAAAGGTTAGTAGAGGATACAGTTGTTTTAACTGACACTTACGGAAAAATTCGTGCAGAAAAAGAAGCGGAGTATGGGTTTTAGTTGCTTTTTAGAGGGAAGATTTCGGTCTTTCCTCTATTTTTTGTAAATTAAACAATGAGCGAGATTTGAACTTGCAAAAGTCTAAGGAGAAATCAACTTTTAAAAAATGGACAAGATAAAAGGGTATTGAATGAACAATGAATGATTCTATCAACGGTTTAATGGAGCTATTAATGAAGACATGGATATGCTTTATGATAAAGTTGAACAAAGCAATACTAGAGACTACTAGTAATATAAAAAAGGAAGCAATGGTAGCCAACAATACAAACTGGTATAATAAAAATAGATAAATCTGAATTTTTATTATATAATAACAGGAAATTTAAGTATTGTCACTGACTGTATTTGAAAAAGGTGGTGGGTATTAACGAAGA
Proteins encoded:
- a CDS encoding LLM class flavin-dependent oxidoreductase translates to MEKYRIDVRNGLEFGIYTLGDHLANPYTGERIPASQRLQEIIEIAKLAEQAGIEFISVGESHQEYFTTQAHSVVLAAIAQATEKIKIGSSSTIISTSDPVRVYEDFATIDLISDGRAEIIAGRASRVGLFELLGYDLHDYEELFEEKFELLLEINKNEVVNWSGEFRAPLKNAKVLPRPKEGSLPIWRAVGGTPASALKAGYQGVPMALAMLGGPASYFKQSIDTYREALTRRGFNPADFPVATTGFFYTAETTQQALSEYYPHINEGMKLTNGRGFAKQLFAQGADLRSIMNVGSPQQVIEKILYQYEQFGHQRYMAQMDFGGVPFDKIKRNIDVIGTEILPAIKKYTASKGEKQ
- a CDS encoding NADPH-dependent FMN reductase, giving the protein MKIVGLSGSKVGSKTRTAMNATMKELKEKYSEVELTLIDLAEYDVQFSDGRNYLEYEGDTKYVTETIMDADAIIIGTPIFQASIPATLKNIFDLLPERAFEGKVVSIIVTAGSSKHYLVAEQQLKPILSYMKAQVIQSYVFIEEKDFYRKEIINDDVFFRIQRLVEDTVVLTDTYGKIRAEKEAEYGF